ACATATAAACATTCTTCATACTGCAATAATTTGTCAtatttggctttttaaaaataattacagcaattctgctaaatataCACTGGTTTCCTTTACTTGGGTGCATATAAGATGCAGATAAGGCAATGAGAAGCAGATGTAAAGACTTGTCTGACTTCAGAATTCAGGCATTCCCATATGGCAGCTCAAGGTCTCACAGTGGAGCTGCGCCTTCATGTATAGATATCAGCAAAAAGGTGAAAATCCAGTCACCCGTGATTATTACCAGCTCACTCATGAAATCGCAAACCACGGGGCAGTGAGTGAGTAGAGATGGTTCGAGATCAGACTGAGTTTGACCCGAATACATAAAGTGTAATCGAATAGAAATGCTATTTATGTTGCACATTTCATTACATTTATCTTAACATGatttaaactgaaaaacagaaatatatgCATAAACATGGGGAAACATACATTAGACACAATAAATATAAGCAAAATATAGAACCTgaggcaacaaaaaaaaagtccattaaATACGCAGCAAAGATACCACACATAACATCTGCTTTATTAATGCATAAGTGAGTGCTAAGAAAATTCAGATGATCCAGACCATGAAACAACCCCAACTTAAACTAGGATTTAAAAGCTTAGTTCACAATGATgtatctgtgtatgtgtgtgtgttttcttgtgtctGGAAACTCTTTGCAAAGGCACATATAACTACAAAGCCCATTTGATGATGGCCAGGCGCCCTATTCCAATATTCCAGGAACATTGTGTATGAATCATTCATATCATATCTGTGTTTCTGCTGCATGACCACCGGCATCTAACATCCACATCCAGAAAAAAGGCTTCCCCCACAGTTTCTCACACTGGTGATACTGAGGTCATCATGAATTACATATGTGTGCAGATATGGTACAAGAACTTTGGTAGGGGCATTATAATTCATTTAAACATTGTGAAATACCAACACGCAATTCCTGCGCAAACGGGCATTTCTCATTTCCCTTTGTGGGGTTTCCACAGCCCAGATTAGTAACGTTACATGTCCTAAATTTATGACAATAATCATATGCAAATAACACATTACTTCTTGTTGAATTTTCAGATATCACAAGtgttaaaaaatgctttttatcCACATTCGGTGTTGACTACTTTAAATGACACTAGCTCTCACAAATACCAAATAACTGTTAACTCtgctgttgtaaaaaaaaaaaaaaaagtgtgtattTTGGCTTAAAAAAGATCAAAAAATATTTCAAGGTAACCTTTTACCAGCATTATATcttttaaatacttaaaaaaccTTATTTTTAATACAATATTGCAGAAAAGACAATGACCTAGAAACTGACAttcacatttatattttaatgtgaaaatactgTGCATGTGATCATTTCTGTGATGTTGGACATATTACATGTTTGGTACATGTGTATATTGTTTAACAGACGTAATCAGCATGTGTAACAATGCAAAGCCGTCTTTTGCTGAATTGCTCTTTTACTGTATTGCATTTAGCCAACCCAACAGATCACTATGATGGTGCTTTTTATGCTTTGCTTATGCTCTCGATCTGTATGTGTTCCATAATGACGGACAAAATGTACATTTGTTTACATTCCTACTTAATGGGTCAGTTCATCAACTTGTCTTTTAAAGCAACCATTGTTAGACAGCTAAGCTGACTGAAGCCTGAATATATACCAGCTTGCCAGTATAATTTATGACCTAAAAGTCAAGCCAGATTAGACCTGATTGGATCACTGGTGCCATATGTGACCTACAATCTGTGCCCCCGCTTGCACTGCAGGGCGGGAGGGTCAGTGATCTCCCTGGGCAAAGGTTGCCATGGGAACAACCTCTGGATGTTGCGTTCTGCTCTTTGTAGCCCTCACACATCTTAGGGCAGAATTATCCAGGATTTCTTTACGTCAGGCCTCTATTCTTCTGCTCTATTTCCTCACTCTGCTCTGTACTTTAGCCCTCTCTGTTCCCTCTCCAAATACAGACGTTTACATGCAGTGGCATTTGGACACTTGCGTGCATGCTTATACAACGCATAAATGTGTATGCCTAGACACTAATACACAGTGCAGCGCCACCACCCACATTTGAATGCGTCACTGTTTGTACTTATTCTTCATATAACCAGGACATGTTTGTGTATTGGCTTGTTAAATCAAGTACATGTCCAATTTGTTGTAATcacatacattttaaattgtatgtTGCTTTTTATAGGCTTCATAAGCATTAAATATAATTCCTATATATTTGGCAAGTTAACTCTGTTGAACATCTGAGGATCCTTAAAGCCTCCAGACAAATTCTGGTCTGGTCTGTGGTCAGAGATTTGTGCTAGACTGCAAAGAAAAATCTAGCCACAAGCTATTGGGTTTGGAAACCTACCACGTCTGTTCAAGCTGAAACTTTATGACTGACTGCATGAAAAGTTATGGCTGAATTCAACATGATGATCTGCAGGGGAACTGTTCACCACTGAATTTGGAGTTGCTCCGGGCCAACCTTAAAAGACAGCGATCATTGTTTATAGCATGAATTGAATAACAGTTTGTGAAATAGAATAATTTACCTCGAGCACTGACCTGCTACCACACTGTAAACCCAGATTTTGTTTCTAGTTAAACTTCTGAGTGATCATTACTTATACTGTTATGTTTTGTAAAAACCTGCTATCATTACTAAACAACATTAGTTAATTGTACTTTTTAGCTGAAATAGTAAGTGCCACTAATCCGGTTTAGTAGAATTAACTtggtgtgtttagttttataaCAAAGGGGAGGGGCCTAATTCAAAACTTCACTGGGCGCCCCACAAGGCCTCTGCAACGGATTCAACGCGGACTCTGCGGGAGGGAAGAAAGCAGACTGTTGCCGACATTTTCTCAGCAGCATTGAACGCCTTGAACGGTTAGTATGTAAAATAAGTAGTATAAATATCTTTGTTGGAACATGCAACACCAAAAAGCTTGGAGGTATTTTTTGACGCTGTCACTTACTGTACGGTTTAAACTTGGTGCATATCGGTAATATATAGGCTACTTATTGCTAGCTAGAGTCCATCTATTATTGTCAGCAGAATAATAAAGTTAGATTTAGTCAGTTTAATTTGTCAACCACAATTACTTTGATATATAGGGTAACATAAGTTTATATTTGCTGAATCAACGATTTAGAACACTATGATGACCCAGGTCAGAAACTCAGAACACGATGTCTTAGAGAAAtgattaacattaaaaaaatgtaacaacgttaaaaaacaacattgttaGACAAACTTTCTTGTGGCCTTCTGAAGTGttctttaatttttcacaaCTCTGCTTGGCTTGTTATCAACTTTTACACATACTGCCACCTTTCATTTTTAACATAAAAGGTCTTAAAAAGACTAACTAACCTGTAGGAACTCTGTTCTCGttctccctcactctctcttACCTATTTACGTGCCAGTTTTATGGTAACACATATATTTTGGTTCTATTACTTTTTTGTGTTATACAGCAATATTATTTTGGTCTGatagttttcttgttttatgttttacagaTCCTTGTGTTGTGAAGATGCTGTGGAAGTGTAAGTATTGTGAGTTTATGTGTGAGAAAAGGGGTTACCTTTTAAAACATTACCGGTTAAAACACGGAAACTATGGAAGAACAGCCCCATTTCCCTGCTTACACcaagaatgtgtgtgcacattcaACTCCATGAATGCACTCAAGGTTCACTTAGCAAAGATCCACCAAAAAACCCAGGTTCCACAGCCAATATATACTGCACAAGTAACCTTTCAGTGTCAGTCATGTGACTTTTCTGCACCCTGCACAGAAGCAGTCTTCCTCACTCACTTGCGCAGTACACATTTGAAGGTAAATCACAGAGTCCAGTGTCCATTTAATGGCTGCAACTTTCACACCAGTGTGTATTCTACATTTAATGCACACAGAAGTAAAGAGCACAGAACACTCGACTGGAGGATGTTCAGGCCGGAAATTGTTGCTGGTAATGTAACTAATGAAATGGCACAAGAATATCACGAGCCTCCCAATGACACCTCCGAATCGGAAGACAATGAGGACTCTACCAATGAAGATCTtcatgatttagaaaaacagctgGAGCACAATCttgctgctctttttttaaagatgcaaaCAGTGCTACACATTCcagaaaatacagtacaagAAGTTATAAAACAGCTGCTACAGATTTGTGAACTAGCCCAGCCACTGCTGCATAATGCAGTCAAGGAAATTCTCAAACCACATACAAATGTGGAAGATTCTGTTGTGGAAGAATTAGTAAGGGCTGCTGAAAAGGGTAATGTAATGATGAAATTCTGTGGCAAGAATGGCCCCTTATCAACTACAAAAAGGAGAGCAGCATATGTGAATAAAAACTTTACAGAGGTTAAACCAGTAGAGTACCTTattgaaagaggaaaaaaatgtagtgCTGTATATGTACCTTTGCATCCAATGCTACAGAAGATGTTGAGTAGGGCAGACATTTTGGATAAAGCTCTTTCCATCCAAAAGCATGTGCAACATGAGTACAGTTCATACAGAGATGGTACATACTGTAATGAAAATGACCTCCTTAAAGGGGATGAATTCAAAATCGCTGTTGGACTATATACAGATGATTTTGAAGTGTCCAACCCTTTGGGAACATCtagaaagaaacacaaaatgagTGCAGTGTATTGGGTGATAGCTAATGTCCCATCAAAGTACAGATCCACACTCCACTCCATCCAGCTTGCTGTCTTGTGTAAAGCCTCTTATGTGAAAGAATTTGGCTATGCAAAAATTCTCCACCCACTCATTCAAGATCTAGCTTCTTTGGAGCAACATGGTGTCTATGTTGAGAAGTTGGGAGAATGTGTTAAAGGGACAGTTGTATATGTGGCTGCAGATAACCTGGCTGCTCATTCTCTGGCAGGATTCTTCGAAAGCTTTACGGTGGACAGATTCTGCAGGTTCTGCATGGCAACAAGGGACGAGATGCAAGCCAAAGAGGTAAATTCAGGTGCTTTTGAACCCCGCACTATTGATGCTCACAATCAGCAGGTGCAGGAGGTAAAGCAGGATCCTACTAAGGCAAAACAATATGGTGTTAAAGGAGAGTGTGTACTGACTGATGGTCTGGAGCATTTTCACGTTGTCCATGGGTATCCCCCCGACATCCTCCATGACCTTTTGGAAGGGATTGTTCCTGTTGAGCTATCACTCTGCATTTCAAACATGAtttctaaaaaatattttaccatAGACACACTGAACTATGCTATAAAAGCTTTTGAATATGCCTTTGATGACAAAACTGACCAGCCTCAGCCAATTTCCCACAGCTTCTCTACCAAAGGGACCATTGGTGGCAATGGCCATGAGAACTGGGCTCTACTTAGGCTGCTCCCACTTATCATTGGCCATAAAGTCCCTGAGGGAGACGATGCATGGAACATTTTACTGCTCCTAAAAGAGATTGTTGAGTTGGCTGTTGCAACAAAGCACACTGAAGAGTCAGTACATTTCCTTGACTGCAAAGTGTCAGAACACAGAGAATTGTTGCAAACAACATTCCCAGATTTTAGATTACGGCCAAAACATCACTACCTCGAGCATTACCCCGAGCTGATCAAAGCATTTGGTCCCCTTTCAGACGTTTGGACAATGCGATTTGAGGGGAAACACAAATTCTTCAAACGGGTCATACGTAATGCCCACAACTTCAAAAATGTAGCTCTGACATTGGCTGTTAAGCATCAGAAAATGATGGCTTACTATTTGGACACAAGTTCATTTTTCAGGCCATCAGTTGAAATGGACAAGGTCACTACAGCATCAATCAGATCTTATCCTGAGGATGTCCAACAGGTTTTCTGCCGGAAAGTTCCTCAGCTCACATCAGTGCTTGTTGCATCATCAGTCTCTGTAGATGGAGTTACATATCGTTCTGGCATGATAGTCTCTGTTGGTTCATGCGCTGGGCTACCTTCATTTAGGCAGATCAAACAGATAGTGGCACTCAACACCGAGATCCTGTTTATTTGTAATGAGATGACTGCTTGGTACCACGAGCATCTGAGGTCTTTTGAACTCATCTGTGACAGCAGGAACCCCTCTCTGTGTGTGGTGCAGCTGAAAGATCTAAATGATGTGTTCCCTCTTCCAGCATACACATATGGTCAACATTTAGTAGTGACCCTCAAGCGTCATATTATATGCTAAAAAGCAAAAGTGTGGTTTCTGCAATCAGTCTAGACTGTAAGGTTTTTTGTCTAATTTTAGAGCTCATGatgaaatatataataatacagTCTGAGAagggttttatattttttcataaaTGTCTGACTATTTtagtaaatgtttttcttgtaCATTTGAGTAGGGGGGCTTCTATAGAAATAGACTAAAAAATGGAATTACCACTTAAATCTCAGGATAAATCATAATTTTCTTATCTTACATAGAACACCAAGACAAACAACAAAGTCATGtaccacacagacacaagcaacaccaacaaaaacaacacacatttATTGGATGTACAACTTCAATCTCATGGACATCCatagttttttccccctctggaTAGTACTCATAACTTGTTTCTGTGTTGGTGATAGTTCAGCTTGttcagtgttttccaaagcccAGTATGATGCTCTCAAATATTTTGACTTGAAATCATAAACACTTCTATCATTTAAGTTATCTTAATTATTTTCATAGTGATGTTTcttctgaaggaaaaaaagtgtaCTGAATTTAGGCAACAAATGCATTAATCAACTATTTTTGTGATGCACATAGTGATTGTTTAGCCGTTAAATTCCTTTTTTTATATGTAAAGTTATATTCTAATTGTTGTTTCTATTTCCAAGATGACTGCAAACCAGAAAATGACCATGAGAGTCATTCTAACAGAGGCAGATATAAGGAAAGTCATCCTACATTCAAGGCCTTCTACAGTAAAAGACTTGATAACCAAGCTTCGAGAGTCACTGGGACTTCAATACAACTTCAGTCTCCAATTCCAAGACCCTGAATTCAATAATGAACTATGTAATCTAACAGATCTTCAAGAACTTCCAGAAAAACCAACCATTAAAGTCCTGCCTGTCTTTGACCTGGTGCCTGTCTCATCTGATGACGTCTTTAGCGACACAAGTACTGCAGATACAGAGATACTCTCACATTCACCTCAGGATCGACGTGAACCATGGCCAGAATTTTTTGACATTCCAACATTTTCTGTTGATGTGGAGTATAGACTGAGGCAAGCAGATTTGCTGTTTATGAGTGAAGGAACACACCTTAAGGTCTCAAAAGAGCTGAAACATGAGATACTAGAGAGACTGGCAGAAAGCATGTATAGCTACACAGCATACCCAACTGCTGCTCAGTTTGAAAGTGTTGCAACAGCACTGATAAACAAACACCCCTGTCTCCAGGAGCGAGGCTCTGTCACTCGCTGTTGTGGTTGGAAAAATAGTCTAAAGCATAAAATGGGAAATTATAGAACAAAGCGCAGGCAATCAGGATGCCTTGATGTTGCAGTAAATGCCGGTAAGCGGGGAAGGCATTCATCAGATGGACAACCAGCAAACAAGCGGataaaaaaggcaaagaaaggtgAAATCAACTACTTGCCCAACTTTCCGGATGGATTTGATCAAGCTGCCCTGGAAGAGGCCCGTAAGGACTTGGCTGATGAAATGCAGAAGAGAACCCCAAATGGacttcttgtaaaacaaaagaTGGATCAGACTTTTGCTTTGAGAAGAAAAGAGGTTGTGGACTCTGAACCCCCCATAAACATGATGGTGAAACGCTGGCCTGCCCTCTTCACAGAAGATCAGGTATGTTCACAAAAGCAAAGATAACTAATAACTATCTGTGTTTTATATAATGTGCCTAGATGTCGATTTCTTTTGACCCCTTTAAGGAAAACATGGATGACTTTAATGTGGAGCATGTCGTTTATACATAGAAACATCAAAACTTAAAATTCCACAAAAATGACATTCATGGCTGTTTCTCCAGCTCTACTTTGCAGATGGCTTGTCTTGTACAGGTTGGTTATgttaagtgctttttttttactctctctctctttctgtatttttcaggtGTTCATGGAGTTCAGCAGGATTGTGGGCAAGAACCTCAAGCAGGAATTTTATGAGAACATCGATCGGCACAGTCCTCGTTTCCTTGAGTTATTTCGTTCCAAGAGAGGGAATGTTGGACAGTTGTTGACTCAGATTTCACAACAGACCAATGTAAGTTCATACAAATTATGTTTAGTATTGTTCTTTACAGGTTTTACAAACATCATAGTCCCAGTCTATAGTTTGTGTAATTCAGTTTATTGTTGATCAGTAGCTTTCTTACTGataagttattttgttttattttagtcgTCTAATTTGTTATTCTGTTTCATTCCCAAAGACTACTGACCCAACTGCAATCCGGACACAGGTGCTCAGAGGGCTTCCAATCATCCTGGGGGACAATCCTTCAACCTTCTTCAAAGCAGGCTTTGTAAGTACACTCTTGTGTTCTTTTAGCCAAACGTCTCCTGGCACAGCTTCACCCACATGCAAGGTGCACAGAGAAGGTCAAGAGTTGATTGGACAGACGCCTGCAGTAAATAAAACGCTTTGAGGTTATAGGAAACAATAATCAACCTGGAAATGCACAAAATATAtttggaaaaaagaacaaaagaaaaataatatgaaaaataaaatatcaaaaggAATGCAAAGAAAGAATGTCTAAGTATAAAAGGAAGTAATTAACACAATTAGAATGGAATTAGAACCGGATCAAGTCTGAAAAATCACTTATACTGATCCAGTTCAAATTGCTTTTGACCCAATTAAATTGAAGGTACCACCCCTACATTTTGATTGGTGTATCGACGTTCCTTCCTATATTATGCTGCATATTTAAACGctggttggttggttgttgttttttgtttcaataACCCTGTCAATCTACTTATGAAGATTGTTTTATAGCACTTCCAAGTGTTCCCGAAGCCTCTATTCCactcttttcttttacatttcactaTGACACTCTCATGGTATCATGATtgaagtttatttttgtaacgAGTATTCTAATGATTATGTACTTTTGTTTTACAAGGAATCAGATGCTGATTTTTTCCGTGACCTTGACATCGGGATTCTTCTCACTGAGCGTGAAGAGGCTGTGCTCACATCTGCCCAGCATCCAAGTCCAACCTTGTTGAAAATTATCATTGAGGGAGAAGTCGTGATGGAAAACATCCAAGATCTGCCTAAAGCAATGTGCATTCTGTTTGGACTCACGTATGCACTCCATCTTAACTATCCTAAAAGTATGAAGCTGACCTTTCTGTTCATCCAACAGATTTTGCTCTCATTAGGCCACACTGACCTAAAGCCAAAGATACAATCTTTGAAAAATCAGCTTACAATGTAAAGTGATGTCATCTCTACTgtgacatgtttgttttttttcctcacctttTTGGTTCTGTAAAACAGCCCAACAAAAAGGCACAAAACGCAGAAACAGACACATTCAGCACCCAGTCAGAACAGTCCCATACAACAcctacaaacaaaaaacactacaCATAAACTtctatacacacaaacacacacacacacacacttagatgCTTTAGAAGTGAGCAGAAGCATGTGACGTGAAAGTAAAAATTGAAGAGTTGTACCTGAAAGACAGACATTGTTTAAGTTGTTGCATCATAAGTCTTTGTAGATGGAGTTGGATATTGTTCTAATTAGAAAGTCTTTGTTAGTATGTCTGTTGACCTGCCTTAATGTAGGCAGATGGTGCAGATCCTGTTTGTAACAGGGAATTTTTGGgaattctgttttttgttggttGTTACATTCACCtaccacacaacacacacacattcaactaccacacaaacacacacacattcaactaccacacaaacacacacacattcaactaCCACACAGACAAATTAACATTGGCTTTGTTGTggctttttcttaaaaataaaatgcattggAGCATttgaagattttgttttttttcctatccAACTTCATTGTAACAATGTTTTTTATAATTcataaaaaagttattttgttagaGGAAAATACAATCTAATTTTTTTAGTAAGTACCAGTAACAAGTAATATCTTGTTATTCAATAATTCTgactacacaaaaaaatatgaatatgaaaatTCATGTTATATTAATACAGCTAAAAGTATTTAGTTTCAGCTTGTGTAAAAACGTAGTATTCCatgttaataaaactaaaaatatttagttttagCTTGTGTAAAAACTTAACATTCCATGTTAGTTAAACTAAACCTATTTAGTTTCAGCTTGTGTAAAAACGTAGTATTCCatgttaataaaactaaaaatatttagtttcAGCTTGTGTAAAAACTTATGATTCCAAGTTGGTCAAACTAAACCTATTTAGTTTCAGCTTGTGTAAAAACTTAACATTCCATGTTAGTTAAACTAAACGTATTTAGTTTCAGCTTGTGTAAAAACTAAAGTGGTATAAGGCAACGGGTTTCCTCGCAATTTGCGAGTAAAGTCAACTAATTCGGGTTAAGAGTGCACAGGCAGCAGGACAGTCCCTCATAGCCTGTTATAGTGGTCATTAggtaaaaactataaaatgaaACAGGATAAGGGGGCCAGAGAAATGGTCCTTGAGTAAAATAAGCTTAATTTCTTATGTCTACTGAGATAAaatcagaagaaaataaaacagaggcAGTAAAAATGATCTTGTTGCAAAGTCATTATATTGCAGAGAACACAGGAGAAAATATAATTGGGTCCCCCAGGAGATTCTGAGTTCCCCTCCTTCCTCTTAGGGTCTAGGTTAAATACAAAGGAAATACAGTAAAGAGGCAATATCTCTCAGAGCAGCAACCAAGTTAAATTAACCATTTTCATGTTTTCCGACAGGAAAAGCATCCATATCTAGATCCCCATGAAGTCATTACATGACTGTAGAATTTTTATTAGA
This genomic interval from Oreochromis niloticus isolate F11D_XX linkage group LG5, O_niloticus_UMD_NMBU, whole genome shotgun sequence contains the following:
- the LOC109202239 gene encoding sterile alpha motif domain-containing protein 3-like isoform X1 — protein: MLWKYNLAAHSLAGFFESFTVDRFCRFCMATRDEMQAKEMTANQKMTMRVILTEADIRKVILHSRPSTVKDLITKLRESLGLQYNFSLQFQDPEFNNELCNLTDLQELPEKPTIKVLPVFDLVPVSSDDVFSDTSTADTEILSHSPQDRREPWPEFFDIPTFSVDVEYRLRQADLLFMSEGTHLKVSKELKHEILERLAESMYSYTAYPTAAQFESVATALINKHPCLQERGSVTRCCGWKNSLKHKMGNYRTKRRQSGCLDVAVNAGKRGRHSSDGQPANKRIKKAKKGEINYLPNFPDGFDQAALEEARKDLADEMQKRTPNGLLVKQKMDQTFALRRKEVVDSEPPINMMVKRWPALFTEDQVFMEFSRIVGKNLKQEFYENIDRHSPRFLELFRSKRGNVGQLLTQISQQTNTTDPTAIRTQVLRGLPIILGDNPSTFFKAGFESDADFFRDLDIGILLTEREEAVLTSAQHPSPTLLKIIIEGEVVMENIQDLPKAMCILFGLTYALHLNYPKSMKLTFLFIQQILLSLGHTDLKPKIQSLKNQLTM
- the LOC109202239 gene encoding sterile alpha motif domain-containing protein 3-like isoform X2, which produces MATRDEMQAKEMTANQKMTMRVILTEADIRKVILHSRPSTVKDLITKLRESLGLQYNFSLQFQDPEFNNELCNLTDLQELPEKPTIKVLPVFDLVPVSSDDVFSDTSTADTEILSHSPQDRREPWPEFFDIPTFSVDVEYRLRQADLLFMSEGTHLKVSKELKHEILERLAESMYSYTAYPTAAQFESVATALINKHPCLQERGSVTRCCGWKNSLKHKMGNYRTKRRQSGCLDVAVNAGKRGRHSSDGQPANKRIKKAKKGEINYLPNFPDGFDQAALEEARKDLADEMQKRTPNGLLVKQKMDQTFALRRKEVVDSEPPINMMVKRWPALFTEDQVFMEFSRIVGKNLKQEFYENIDRHSPRFLELFRSKRGNVGQLLTQISQQTNTTDPTAIRTQVLRGLPIILGDNPSTFFKAGFESDADFFRDLDIGILLTEREEAVLTSAQHPSPTLLKIIIEGEVVMENIQDLPKAMCILFGLTYALHLNYPKSMKLTFLFIQQILLSLGHTDLKPKIQSLKNQLTM